The genomic interval TATTTTCGTCAGGCTCACTAATTTATTATTATCACGGTTTTATCCATGCAACAGTCAAGCTCACCCGCCGCACCCTCACCATCCCCATTGCCGCCTAGCGTTTCAAGCTCGTTAACCGAGTGGCTAAACTACATGCAAGGCATCCATGTGTCCGCGATTGATATGGGGCTTGAGCGGGTGATACCCGTATTTCAAGCATTGGGTATAAAGCAAACCGATGCCTTTGTGTTTACCGTGGCAGGCACCAATGGCAAAGGCTCAACCACCGCCACTATTGCCGAGATTTGTCAACAAGCGGGCTATAAAACCGCTTTATATCAATCACCGCATCTACTAGTGTTTAACGAACGTGTCAGAATCAATGGTGAAATGGTCGATGACCAAACCCTGATTGATGCGTTTGCCAAAATCGAGCAGGCGAGGATTGATTGTGGGTTGACACTGTCATTTTTTGAAATGACGACGCTTGCCGCATTTTTGATTTTTGCCCAAAACCACTGTGATGTCTGGGTATTGGAAGTGGGGTTAGGCGGCCGCCTCGATGTCGTCAATGTCATCGAGCCAAACCTTGCGGTCATTACCAATGTGGGTATCGACCATGTCGAATGGCTCGGCGACACCCGTGAAAAAATCGCTGTAGAAAAAGCCGGTATTTTGCGTGATAATCTAACATTGGTGTATGGCGAAACCGATATGCCCTCGACCATCCCGCCTTTGATTGCACAGCACCATGCCCATTTGCTACAGTATGGCAAAGATTATGGCTACCGCCATATTGACGGTGCAGCGACATGGCAATATAGCAATAACGCGGTGACTTTATCGTTGCCTATGCCCAATTTGTCTTTGCATAATACCGCAACGGCTATCACCGCACTCTTAGCCAGCCCATTGACCATAACCCAAGACCACATCCAAGCTGCGTTACCGAAGGTAAAATTGGCAGGGCGTTTTGACAGCAGACGCATGTCAGCTCGCCAATGGGTATTTGATGTTGCCCACAATGACCATGGGATGCAGTTTTTGCTCAAGCAGTTGACGCCGTATGTACATGCTTACCAACGCCAGCATCCAACCGCCAAATTGCATTTGGTCATATCCATGCTCGCTGATAAAGACATCGAGCCGGTACTCGCGCAACTACAGCATTTCTCCCAGACGGTGATGCCGATTGATAGTGTTCACAGCGGCGTTATATCTCATCCTAGAGCCAGTAGCCAAGAGCGCTTAACTGAGCTGCTACCACGCTATTTTAATTCGTTGTCTATTTTTGAGGATTTGAATTTGGCGACCCAATCGGTGATTGACCACAGCCAATCCGATGACCTGATTTTGGTGTGTGGTTCTTTTTATACCATCAGCGGTGTACTGACCAGCCAATCACTGAGTGAATAACGAATTTGTGCGTCAAATGATTTTACTTTTCAAAATTTTCAGTTAATATCTCAACAATGGTAAAAACTGCTCACGCGAATTTTGCTATGATTAGTCAAAATTCGTTGATTTTTATAGGTTGAAAAAATCATTTATCAAGACACATAAACTAGGGTAATTGGCATGAAATTTTCTAAGCAAGCATTATTGGGTACAACGGTATTGTTAGGCGGTAGCGTGTTGTTATATGCCACTATGCACCAAGTCTTAAACGCGCCTGCCAAACCTGCAGCCAATAGCCAA from Moraxella osloensis carries:
- the folC gene encoding bifunctional tetrahydrofolate synthase/dihydrofolate synthase, producing the protein MQQSSSPAAPSPSPLPPSVSSSLTEWLNYMQGIHVSAIDMGLERVIPVFQALGIKQTDAFVFTVAGTNGKGSTTATIAEICQQAGYKTALYQSPHLLVFNERVRINGEMVDDQTLIDAFAKIEQARIDCGLTLSFFEMTTLAAFLIFAQNHCDVWVLEVGLGGRLDVVNVIEPNLAVITNVGIDHVEWLGDTREKIAVEKAGILRDNLTLVYGETDMPSTIPPLIAQHHAHLLQYGKDYGYRHIDGAATWQYSNNAVTLSLPMPNLSLHNTATAITALLASPLTITQDHIQAALPKVKLAGRFDSRRMSARQWVFDVAHNDHGMQFLLKQLTPYVHAYQRQHPTAKLHLVISMLADKDIEPVLAQLQHFSQTVMPIDSVHSGVISHPRASSQERLTELLPRYFNSLSIFEDLNLATQSVIDHSQSDDLILVCGSFYTISGVLTSQSLSE